From the genome of bacterium:
AGGATAGCCTTATAACCTACCCCTTCAATTAATAAAGTTTTCTCAAAGCCTGTTTTTACTCCCTCAACCATATTTTTAATTAAACTTCGTGTTAATCCATAAAGGGCTTTTTCTTTTTTATCATCAGGAATGGTGCTTTTAACTAAAAGTTTATCTTCCTTAATTTCTATGGTCATTGTAGCTGGAAATATCCACGATAATTTACCAAGAGGTCCCTGGACGGTAATATTTCCGTTATCCATATTAACTTTTACATCCTTAGGCACATTTATTGGTGCCTGTCCTATTCGCGACATTGGACATTACTCCTTTTCTACTTTTTACCACACATAGCAAAGGATTTCTCCGCCGAGCCCGAGTTTTTTACACGCATTATCCGTCATCACTCCTTTTGATGTGGAGATAATAGCGATTCCTGTGCCAGCTAATACTTTTGGAAGATTGTCTTTATCCACATAGATTCGTCGTCCTGGTTTACTGATTCTTTTCAAATCAGTTAAAACTCTTTCTTTTTTGGGACCATATTTTAAGTAAATTCTAATAATGCCTTGTTTATGGTCTTCAACAAATTTATAAGATTTAATGAATTTTTCCTTTTTGAGAACAGTAGCAATTTCAGTTTTTAATTTTGATGCCGGAATATCAACTTTTTCATGACCAGAATGATTAGCATTACGAATTCTGGTTAACATATCGGCAACAGGGTCTGTCATACTCATTTTTTATACTCCTTATTTTTTGGTAATTGGTAACTGGTAATTGGTAATTAGTTACCATTTAACCGATTACTTACTTAATTACCAGCTGGATTTAATGAGACCTGGTATTTTACCTTCTCTGCCTAATGTTCTGAGGCAAATGCGGCACATACCAAATTTGCGTAAATATCCTCTTGGCCTACCACATATTAGACATCTATTGTGGACTCGCACTTTAAATTTAGGAATTCTTTTTGATTTTTCAATCATTGCCTTTCTGGCCATAGAATTTTTTCCTCACTTTCTAAATGGCATTCCAAGAGCTTTTAGAAGTTCCTTTGCCTCTTCATCTGTTTTCGCTGTTGTAACGATACAAATATTCATCCCCCGCACTCTTTCTATCTTATCATAATTTACCTCAGGGAAGATAATTTGTTCACGAACGCCGAGGGTATAATTTCCTCTTCCATCAAAGGAATTAGATGGTGTTCCTCTAAAATCCCTAACTCGTGGTAAAGCGATGTTGACTAACCTATCATAAAATTCATACATTCTTTGTCGTCTTAGTGTTACCATACATCCTACCGTCATCCCGGCTCTTAGTTTAAAACCCGCAATTGATTTTCTTGCGGATTTTTTAACTGG
Proteins encoded in this window:
- the rplF gene encoding 50S ribosomal protein L6 — its product is MSRIGQAPINVPKDVKVNMDNGNITVQGPLGKLSWIFPATMTIEIKEDKLLVKSTIPDDKKEKALYGLTRSLIKNMVEGVKTGFEKTLLIEGVGYKAILEGKNVKLQIGFSHPVIITPPEGITFETPEATKIKVKGIDKQLVGEIAAQIRAIRTADVYKRKGIRYIDEHIKTKVGKTGLK
- the rpsH gene encoding 30S ribosomal protein S8, with product MSMTDPVADMLTRIRNANHSGHEKVDIPASKLKTEIATVLKKEKFIKSYKFVEDHKQGIIRIYLKYGPKKERVLTDLKRISKPGRRIYVDKDNLPKVLAGTGIAIISTSKGVMTDNACKKLGLGGEILCYVW
- a CDS encoding type Z 30S ribosomal protein S14 — encoded protein: MARKAMIEKSKRIPKFKVRVHNRCLICGRPRGYLRKFGMCRICLRTLGREGKIPGLIKSSW
- the rplE gene encoding 50S ribosomal protein L5 — encoded protein: MSRLKDIYEKEVIPILKEKFGYKNELAIPKLEKIVINMGVGDANANPKALDSAMEILAIISGQQPVKKSARKSIAGFKLRAGMTVGCMVTLRRQRMYEFYDRLVNIALPRVRDFRGTPSNSFDGRGNYTLGVREQIIFPEVNYDKIERVRGMNICIVTTAKTDEEAKELLKALGMPFRK